Proteins encoded in a region of the Candidatus Marinarcus aquaticus genome:
- a CDS encoding EAL domain-containing protein — translation MNNLILNAPYQTKYEAILDVTSKDIVAYEALAKFGINQNIISTEKIFQYLHHNNELFYSLEQRNKAHQLEHAPQSYPVFVNFDADIVVSDEQKNHWEMFLKEHQKSIVVEITENGSDDEKSANIMRNFSSWLKQREIKTALDDFAQDGSMFSFFIMNNSSYIKIDKSFLRQIERNENYFYYLEGVIKTIQANGQKSIVEGVETKEDYETVKKLGSNYMQGYYFSDLTKTV, via the coding sequence TTGAATAACCTAATCCTAAATGCACCTTATCAAACCAAGTATGAAGCAATACTGGACGTTACTTCTAAAGATATTGTTGCCTATGAAGCACTGGCCAAATTTGGCATAAATCAAAATATTATTTCTACAGAAAAAATATTTCAATATTTGCATCATAACAATGAACTCTTTTACTCTTTGGAGCAACGAAATAAAGCACATCAACTTGAACATGCACCTCAAAGTTATCCTGTGTTTGTCAATTTTGATGCCGATATTGTTGTTAGTGATGAGCAAAAAAATCATTGGGAAATGTTTTTAAAAGAGCATCAAAAGAGTATTGTTGTTGAAATCACAGAAAATGGAAGTGATGATGAAAAAAGTGCCAATATCATGCGCAACTTCTCATCATGGTTAAAACAAAGAGAAATTAAAACAGCACTGGATGATTTCGCTCAAGATGGTTCCATGTTCTCTTTTTTTATTATGAACAACTCTTCGTACATCAAAATTGACAAATCTTTCTTGCGTCAAATTGAGCGCAATGAAAACTACTTTTACTATTTAGAAGGGGTGATTAAAACCATTCAAGCCAATGGACAAAAGTCAATTGTTGAAGGGGTTGAGACCAAAGAGGATTATGAGACAGTTAAAAAACTGGGGTCAAACTACATGCAAGGCTATTATTTCTCGGATTTAACAAAGACGGTGTAA
- a CDS encoding YciI family protein: MQYLVIAYDYDNALDKRMEARPEHVKATQALMKEGKIISACALIEDEKMVGSSVVTNFASEEEFEAWLSNEPYVKGKVWDMENIQIVEVKVMPQA, encoded by the coding sequence ATGCAATATTTAGTAATCGCTTATGACTATGACAATGCATTAGATAAAAGAATGGAAGCTCGACCAGAGCATGTGAAAGCAACGCAAGCACTTATGAAAGAAGGAAAAATCATCTCTGCTTGTGCACTCATTGAAGATGAAAAAATGGTGGGCTCTTCTGTGGTTACAAACTTTGCCAGTGAAGAGGAGTTTGAAGCATGGTTGTCCAATGAACCATACGTGAAAGGAAAAGTTTGGGATATGGAGAATATTCAAATTGTAGAAGTGAAAGTGATGCCACAAGCTTAG
- a CDS encoding transposase: MTTCIFCGHKHLYTLQHHHVKCAHCRRKFSLSRLHTDQAIIHAFVNNQTALQTSKTLQVHYNTVQKRFLKLRTKILYYLDEQYQKTSNSSEYDEYIYMKNKNIYNAQNFLTFIYDNNIYNLMLPSLHKFRTYDKSDEELAKFLFLNKIAKLQSKHSHINEFWNYFESFLKAFKGVNSENFIYYLKEAEFKFNYSKKAQEEILLKLFYD, translated from the coding sequence ATGACAACCTGCATTTTCTGTGGTCACAAACACCTCTACACACTTCAACATCACCACGTCAAATGTGCACACTGCCGTCGTAAGTTCTCACTTTCACGACTGCACACAGATCAAGCAATCATTCACGCTTTTGTGAATAATCAAACAGCATTGCAAACGAGTAAAACTCTGCAGGTGCACTACAACACCGTACAAAAACGCTTTTTAAAACTGCGCACCAAAATTCTTTATTATTTAGATGAGCAGTATCAAAAAACATCAAACAGTTCTGAGTATGATGAGTATATCTACATGAAAAATAAAAATATCTATAACGCACAAAATTTTCTAACGTTTATCTATGACAACAACATCTATAACTTGATGTTGCCCTCACTGCATAAGTTTCGCACTTATGACAAAAGTGATGAAGAGTTAGCGAAATTTCTGTTTTTAAACAAAATTGCAAAACTGCAAAGCAAACATTCACATATCAATGAGTTTTGGAACTATTTTGAGAGTTTTTTAAAAGCCTTTAAAGGGGTTAACAGTGAGAATTTTATCTATTATTTAAAAGAGGCCGAGTTTAAATTCAATTACAGTAAAAAAGCGCAAGAAGAGATTCTTCTTAAGCTTTTTTATGACTAA
- a CDS encoding DUF4198 domain-containing protein: MKALLFVLSVMIGAQAHFLTFLPNNDNIQKMNQSKVQFDISFIHPFEQTGMTMEKPELFYNKIKLPLTQTSKFDHKSWKGSYEIKTPGVYQFYVQPQPYFEPAEEKFIVHVPKLIISSFGLEDGWDEPVGLKYEIVPMTKPFGLYAGNLFQGKVLHNGKPASNVEVEVELYNEFGLKAPTDAHITQVVKTDENGVFSFTMNHKGWWGFAALIEEGSLKHSDGKEYPIENGALIWVKAY, encoded by the coding sequence ATGAAAGCATTATTATTTGTATTATCAGTGATGATTGGTGCGCAAGCACACTTTTTAACTTTTTTACCCAACAATGACAATATCCAAAAGATGAATCAATCAAAAGTTCAATTTGACATATCTTTTATTCATCCTTTTGAACAAACGGGTATGACCATGGAAAAACCAGAGCTTTTTTATAACAAAATAAAATTGCCATTAACTCAAACAAGTAAGTTTGACCATAAGTCATGGAAAGGTTCGTATGAGATTAAAACCCCAGGTGTGTATCAATTTTATGTGCAACCACAACCCTATTTTGAACCTGCAGAAGAGAAGTTTATTGTACATGTACCAAAATTGATTATCTCTTCATTTGGATTAGAAGATGGATGGGATGAACCCGTAGGACTTAAATATGAGATTGTTCCGATGACAAAACCATTTGGTTTGTATGCTGGAAACTTATTTCAAGGAAAAGTGTTGCATAATGGTAAACCAGCGAGCAATGTTGAAGTTGAAGTCGAACTTTATAATGAATTTGGACTTAAAGCACCTACTGATGCACACATTACACAAGTAGTGAAAACCGATGAAAATGGTGTTTTTAGTTTTACCATGAATCATAAAGGTTGGTGGGGTTTCGCAGCATTGATTGAAGAAGGAAGTTTGAAACACTCTGATGGAAAAGAGTATCCAATTGAAAATGGCGCACTTATTTGGGTGAAAGCGTACTAA
- the cbiM gene encoding cobalt transporter CbiM: MHIADGVLTLEATAAVSAVSIYVLYKALKEIPEEKITLTAACSAMFFLASFIHIPLGVTQIHLLLVGVIGVLIGRSAFLAIAVALILQALLLGYGGMVSVGVNLFIMAAPAWIVYELYRCAWMQNLNQKIRFFLVGFLGAFFSTVLLTAILYFSKEEYEWAAYTIFSVNIITMFIEGIISMFLLLFIQKTYSNILKV; the protein is encoded by the coding sequence ATGCATATAGCAGATGGTGTTTTAACATTAGAAGCCACAGCAGCAGTAAGTGCTGTGAGCATCTATGTGTTATACAAAGCACTTAAAGAGATACCTGAAGAGAAAATTACACTCACAGCTGCGTGCAGTGCAATGTTTTTTTTGGCTTCATTTATACATATCCCTTTGGGAGTGACGCAAATACATCTTCTGCTTGTAGGCGTCATAGGTGTTTTAATAGGGAGAAGTGCTTTTTTAGCCATTGCGGTGGCACTCATTTTGCAAGCACTGTTATTGGGTTATGGTGGCATGGTTTCTGTCGGGGTGAATCTCTTTATTATGGCTGCACCGGCATGGATAGTTTACGAGCTGTACAGATGTGCTTGGATGCAGAATTTAAATCAAAAAATAAGATTTTTTTTAGTAGGATTTTTAGGAGCATTTTTCTCTACAGTTTTATTAACAGCAATTTTATATTTTTCAAAAGAAGAGTATGAATGGGCGGCATACACCATATTCAGTGTCAATATTATTACCATGTTTATAGAAGGAATTATCAGCATGTTTTTATTGCTTTTTATTCAAAAAACATATTCGAATATATTAAAGGTTTAG
- a CDS encoding energy-coupling factor transporter transmembrane component T family protein — protein sequence MSKEGFNLIIALLYSVSIAFSEVEIYVFIPLIFLAFVHKAYLLAIFKRLLLLNVFIIFLVLFVLFQDHQEAWQLFLRTNAILLFNLFLFYQSKGYDIVRGCYALKMNKKFVALFYVTISLIEYLFCELKNVKQTMKMRGFSATTSMFTYQTYGNVFALLFIKVIRKAQHIQESMITRGFHGEIYLLQAQKLVMLDYALALLVAMMILLKGLAI from the coding sequence GTGAGCAAAGAGGGGTTTAATCTTATTATTGCATTGTTGTACTCAGTAAGCATTGCTTTTTCTGAAGTAGAAATATATGTGTTTATCCCCTTGATTTTTTTAGCATTTGTGCATAAAGCGTATCTTCTGGCGATTTTTAAACGACTGTTACTTTTGAATGTTTTTATTATCTTCTTAGTTCTTTTTGTTCTATTTCAAGACCATCAAGAGGCTTGGCAACTCTTTTTAAGAACCAATGCAATACTGCTTTTTAATCTTTTTTTGTTTTATCAATCCAAAGGGTATGATATTGTACGAGGCTGTTATGCTTTAAAGATGAACAAAAAGTTTGTGGCACTTTTTTATGTTACGATCTCTTTAATTGAGTATCTTTTCTGTGAATTGAAAAATGTAAAACAAACAATGAAAATGAGAGGTTTTAGTGCAACGACTTCCATGTTTACCTATCAAACTTACGGCAATGTATTTGCACTGCTGTTTATTAAAGTGATTCGAAAAGCACAACACATACAAGAAAGCATGATAACACGTGGTTTTCATGGAGAGATTTATCTTCTACAAGCACAAAAACTTGTGATGTTAGATTATGCATTAGCACTGCTTGTTGCGATGATGATTTTATTAAAAGGGCTGGCCATATGA
- a CDS encoding energy-coupling factor ABC transporter ATP-binding protein, protein MSCSLNLREVGYKSGEKTLFAAINLNVGHEEKVAIVGANGCGKSTLLRIIAGVQEPSEGYLEIFHNKITDLKAFKIYRNDIGYLPQDVTNHFLCPTVIEDVMFSLRARGVNSDDAMQQAHEVLAQLGIEHLKERVIFELSGGEQKIVALAGLLVLEPKILLLDEPTNALDEKSEKRIIEILNGIKKSMVIVSHHKSFIEQLTPTIYKLENKILEPL, encoded by the coding sequence ATGAGTTGTTCATTAAATTTAAGAGAAGTGGGTTATAAAAGTGGTGAAAAAACGCTCTTCGCAGCCATTAATTTAAATGTGGGGCATGAAGAAAAGGTGGCCATTGTTGGGGCTAATGGTTGTGGGAAAAGCACACTTCTTCGAATCATTGCAGGTGTACAAGAACCAAGTGAAGGATACTTAGAAATCTTTCATAATAAAATCACTGACCTTAAGGCCTTTAAAATCTATCGAAATGATATTGGTTATTTGCCGCAAGATGTCACCAATCACTTTTTATGCCCTACGGTGATTGAAGACGTGATGTTTTCCTTGCGAGCTCGAGGGGTAAACAGTGATGATGCAATGCAACAAGCCCATGAAGTCTTAGCGCAATTAGGCATTGAACACTTAAAAGAGCGTGTGATTTTTGAACTCAGTGGTGGAGAGCAAAAGATTGTGGCTTTAGCTGGACTTTTGGTCTTAGAACCTAAAATTTTGCTTTTGGATGAACCCACCAATGCTTTGGATGAAAAGAGTGAGAAACGCATTATTGAGATCCTCAATGGCATTAAAAAGTCAATGGTGATTGTCTCTCATCATAAAAGTTTTATCGAACAACTCACCCCTACAATTTATAAACTTGAAAATAAAATTTTAGAACCGCTTTAA
- a CDS encoding arylamine N-acetyltransferase family protein, producing MIEIPKILERIKLDPTKEYKPNLETLRLLVKHYILNVPYENLDLALKKEFSVKLEDIYSKIVCSSRGGICYESNTLFAYVLQQLGFDVIMILAKVADTTYIGFDYPHLALLVTLNDDEYLVDVANGQNVREPMPLHDEMFIAIAENNEYKIEHQEGVYTLLVNHRHKGWLPRYLFTKEPKYVSDFACVFEDVDDEIFSQEEMMLVTQALEDGRMTLTHEMLCVKKEGEKTSWEVCKNNRQEVLEEYFNIKI from the coding sequence ATGATAGAAATCCCAAAAATATTAGAACGAATCAAACTTGACCCTACAAAAGAGTACAAACCTAACTTAGAGACACTGCGTCTTTTAGTTAAACACTACATTTTAAATGTACCCTATGAAAATCTTGATTTGGCTTTGAAAAAAGAGTTCAGTGTAAAGCTTGAAGATATCTACTCTAAGATTGTTTGCTCCAGCCGAGGAGGGATTTGTTATGAATCCAATACTTTGTTTGCATATGTGTTACAACAGTTGGGTTTTGATGTGATTATGATTTTAGCTAAAGTTGCTGATACGACCTATATTGGCTTTGATTATCCTCATTTAGCACTGTTAGTTACCTTGAACGATGATGAATACCTTGTGGATGTGGCCAATGGTCAAAATGTACGAGAACCCATGCCTTTACACGATGAGATGTTTATTGCCATTGCTGAGAACAATGAGTATAAAATAGAGCATCAAGAGGGGGTGTATACTCTCTTAGTTAATCATCGACACAAAGGGTGGCTTCCACGTTACTTGTTTACCAAAGAGCCCAAATATGTCTCTGACTTTGCGTGTGTTTTTGAAGATGTGGATGATGAAATCTTCTCACAAGAGGAGATGATGTTAGTCACTCAAGCACTTGAAGATGGACGTATGACCTTGACGCATGAGATGTTGTGTGTTAAAAAAGAGGGTGAAAAAACGAGCTGGGAAGTGTGCAAAAATAATCGCCAAGAGGTTTTAGAAGAGTATTTTAATATTAAGATTTGA
- a CDS encoding GNAT family N-acetyltransferase, with the protein MHIIELTRDEFFESVQSIEDYDSLNFSKHCLDWWDNYFSWTKFPPLCLVDDEEEHVCYLFYNISKDNQYLTIHNLLTPKAHRYKGYAKMLFAYLFEKVADQNIERFKMYCVSSSLSFYNKLGLEYWGINDLGQYYCDYKMPKETIDEIPDIVKNASLFELGDSAILGIYEKLKNNGQELEEKRWDIYEEILEKFQDRFHFDQLCERVESIKS; encoded by the coding sequence ATGCATATAATTGAACTCACTCGTGATGAATTTTTTGAATCCGTACAAAGCATTGAAGACTACGACAGTTTAAACTTCAGTAAGCACTGTTTGGATTGGTGGGACAACTATTTTAGCTGGACAAAATTCCCTCCTTTGTGTTTGGTCGATGATGAAGAGGAACACGTTTGTTATCTTTTTTACAATATTTCCAAAGACAACCAATATCTCACCATTCACAACTTATTAACGCCCAAGGCACACCGATACAAAGGCTATGCTAAGATGTTGTTTGCTTATCTCTTTGAAAAAGTAGCTGATCAAAATATTGAACGGTTTAAAATGTATTGTGTCTCCTCATCCTTAAGTTTTTATAATAAATTGGGCTTAGAGTATTGGGGTATTAATGATCTGGGACAATACTATTGTGATTATAAAATGCCCAAAGAAACCATTGATGAAATTCCAGACATTGTTAAAAATGCTTCGTTGTTTGAACTTGGAGATAGTGCCATTTTAGGTATTTATGAAAAACTAAAAAACAATGGTCAAGAGTTAGAAGAGAAACGTTGGGATATTTATGAAGAGATTTTAGAAAAATTCCAAGACCGTTTTCATTTTGATCAACTGTGTGAAAGAGTGGAGAGTATCAAATCTTAA
- a CDS encoding endonuclease/exonuclease/phosphatase family protein: MRLRFGTFNLFQFVAPPFSWYIKKDQFTNEEFQEKKEWVSQQIKRMKCDIIGFQEVFSIDELQSLCKDAGFNYFVTVDKPTVEKETIFTSTVVALASKYPIKDIQEIPVHKPTLKEHNYKAKTVFARKPIKALIELPNQQNIWLYVCHLKSNRLNEFEYTFKEKDSLAFKKKQTKTALKDRYSNALRQRLCEVTSLYYDIKKQTLPTVLMGDMNDKQYSICLEALTNSAYYDEKRKESLLIDAYTLHTPIEYNPHPEAKEVKRTPTSYYQGYGNIIDYIFITKEWLPTFKITNYEILDEHLQKHKDGSLLQSDHAQVVCEISLNA; the protein is encoded by the coding sequence ATGAGACTTCGTTTTGGTACCTTTAATCTTTTTCAATTTGTGGCGCCCCCTTTTTCATGGTATATCAAAAAAGATCAATTCACCAATGAAGAGTTTCAAGAAAAAAAAGAGTGGGTTAGCCAACAAATTAAACGTATGAAGTGTGATATCATAGGCTTTCAAGAGGTTTTTTCTATTGATGAACTTCAATCTTTATGTAAAGATGCAGGCTTTAACTATTTTGTTACAGTCGATAAACCCACCGTTGAAAAAGAGACGATTTTTACCTCCACAGTGGTTGCACTTGCCAGTAAATATCCCATCAAAGATATTCAAGAAATCCCCGTACACAAACCCACACTCAAAGAGCACAACTACAAAGCCAAAACTGTTTTTGCACGCAAACCTATCAAAGCACTGATTGAACTTCCCAATCAACAAAATATTTGGCTTTATGTGTGCCACTTAAAGTCCAACCGTCTCAATGAATTTGAGTATACGTTTAAAGAAAAAGACAGCTTGGCTTTTAAAAAAAAGCAAACCAAAACAGCTTTAAAAGACCGCTATTCAAACGCTTTACGGCAACGTTTGTGTGAAGTAACCTCTTTATATTATGATATAAAAAAGCAGACACTTCCTACTGTATTAATGGGAGATATGAATGACAAACAATACTCGATTTGCTTAGAAGCATTAACAAACAGTGCATATTATGATGAAAAGAGAAAAGAATCACTTCTTATAGATGCCTACACACTTCATACCCCAATAGAGTATAACCCTCACCCTGAAGCAAAAGAAGTCAAACGCACCCCTACAAGTTACTATCAAGGGTATGGCAATATCATTGATTATATTTTTATCACCAAAGAGTGGTTGCCTACATTTAAAATCACAAATTATGAAATCCTTGATGAACATCTGCAAAAGCACAAAGATGGTTCTTTACTGCAAAGTGACCATGCTCAAGTGGTATGTGAAATCAGCTTAAATGCTTGA
- a CDS encoding DUF234 domain-containing protein, giving the protein MHKYNKLQRKTYLCYNIKYLNKGYIIKFHTLPIEEQFKLFCEQNRPKDMEQAIAYFTVFGGTDVVLDMNLPLTTLIETHILNQYKFLRNDISKLTDGDALLHSILSACALSDRRTNAAFKRANVSFNEGIDCVDELCDMKLLTLETTVRLHPNQFDDENVSEKVLFVSPFLRFWFAFISPLFKGIKEGDYSEFYERFKNREQEFSDLIFEQLCHAYIKNCFTQESIKKTKRYWDDEYELDLYAKTQSGRIVIGSCKYRDSKVSKKELTRLHEVCEDLDFTPDITVLFAKKGFSSELKSLKGEHLKLFTTKSLKALLS; this is encoded by the coding sequence GTGCATAAGTATAACAAACTTCAACGTAAAACTTATCTATGCTATAATATCAAATACTTAAATAAAGGCTACATCATCAAATTTCATACACTTCCCATTGAAGAGCAATTCAAACTTTTCTGCGAGCAAAACAGACCCAAAGATATGGAGCAAGCCATTGCTTACTTCACTGTGTTTGGAGGGACCGATGTTGTTTTGGATATGAATTTACCACTCACAACTTTAATTGAAACACACATTTTAAACCAATATAAGTTTCTACGAAATGATATCAGTAAACTCACCGATGGCGATGCTTTATTGCACTCAATTTTAAGTGCATGTGCTTTAAGTGATCGACGCACTAATGCTGCATTTAAGCGAGCCAATGTCTCTTTTAATGAAGGTATTGACTGCGTAGATGAATTGTGCGATATGAAACTGCTTACGCTTGAAACCACTGTTCGATTGCATCCCAATCAATTTGATGATGAAAACGTTTCAGAGAAAGTGCTTTTTGTATCACCTTTTTTACGTTTTTGGTTTGCATTTATCTCGCCACTCTTTAAAGGGATTAAAGAGGGCGATTACAGTGAGTTTTACGAACGATTTAAAAACAGAGAGCAAGAGTTCTCTGATTTGATTTTTGAACAACTCTGTCATGCCTATATCAAAAACTGTTTTACGCAAGAGAGTATTAAAAAAACCAAACGATACTGGGATGATGAGTATGAACTTGATTTGTATGCCAAAACACAATCAGGAAGAATTGTTATTGGAAGTTGTAAATACCGAGACAGTAAAGTGAGTAAAAAAGAGCTCACACGACTTCATGAAGTATGTGAGGATTTAGATTTCACACCAGATATTACTGTACTGTTTGCAAAAAAAGGCTTTTCAAGTGAACTTAAAAGCCTAAAAGGTGAACACCTCAAACTCTTTACCACCAAAAGTCTTAAAGCCTTGTTATCATAA
- a CDS encoding FkbM family methyltransferase, with amino-acid sequence MNLVGFDYINEKEKRLVERFLYSSEEKKYILGINKYTKSIAKEVAIDGIIDDFTRVQSSRKKEILQIEDVPKDALILSTASGSPLEIKKSLDALGYENFNYLSLYKYGTLQLPDPMFMADFKEDFLNNKAEYEKSYHLLFDEESKRIFEKVLNFKITYDFRFMQGFTNNHEAQYFDKDIIPNIKNIRFVDGGAYVGDTLQEIIKNYPDYEKIYCIEPNNLHINIAKREFGELKNIEFINCGLSDTTTTVEQFQEAQNNCDHNYQALQTDTLDNLIKDRVDYIKLDIEGAEQAALKGAKQTILKSHPILAVCIYHQAQDWYKVPQIVLGIRADYDVYLRHYMEGIYETVLYFLPKK; translated from the coding sequence GTGAATTTGGTTGGGTTTGATTATATCAATGAAAAGGAGAAACGCTTAGTAGAGCGCTTTTTGTACAGCTCTGAAGAGAAAAAGTATATTTTAGGCATCAATAAATACACCAAATCTATTGCAAAAGAAGTAGCCATTGATGGCATCATTGATGATTTTACTCGAGTACAAAGTTCGCGTAAAAAAGAGATTCTACAAATAGAAGATGTACCCAAAGATGCTCTGATTCTTTCAACTGCAAGTGGCAGTCCTTTGGAAATTAAAAAGAGTCTGGATGCCTTGGGTTATGAAAATTTCAATTATCTCTCTTTATATAAATACGGCACTCTTCAACTTCCTGATCCCATGTTTATGGCTGATTTTAAAGAGGATTTTCTAAATAATAAAGCTGAGTATGAAAAGAGTTATCATCTGCTCTTTGATGAAGAGTCAAAACGAATTTTTGAGAAGGTTTTGAATTTTAAAATCACCTATGACTTTAGATTTATGCAAGGCTTTACGAACAATCATGAAGCTCAATACTTTGATAAAGATATTATTCCTAATATCAAAAACATCCGTTTTGTGGATGGCGGTGCGTATGTAGGAGATACGCTTCAAGAGATTATCAAAAATTACCCTGATTATGAAAAGATATACTGTATTGAGCCCAATAACTTACACATCAATATCGCCAAAAGAGAGTTTGGAGAGTTAAAAAATATTGAGTTTATCAACTGTGGTTTGAGTGATACCACAACCACTGTTGAGCAATTTCAAGAAGCTCAAAACAACTGCGACCACAACTATCAAGCACTACAAACAGACACGTTGGATAATCTCATAAAAGACAGAGTTGATTACATCAAACTCGATATTGAAGGGGCAGAACAAGCAGCCTTAAAAGGAGCAAAGCAAACTATTTTAAAATCTCATCCCATCTTAGCTGTGTGTATCTATCATCAAGCACAAGATTGGTACAAAGTACCGCAGATTGTACTGGGGATACGAGCAGATTATGATGTATATTTAAGGCATTATATGGAGGGCATCTATGAAACCGTTCTTTACTTCCTTCCTAAAAAGTGA
- a CDS encoding GDSL-type esterase/lipase family protein, translating to MINNIDVVFLGDSLLARAKWEQLFVSKKVINLGVDGSTTKDIISRMDKVVELQPKNVVLLVGINDLNLYMPLDEVFENYKTIVEKLDNHGFNVIIIQLLYTQMNALNTKVTVFNQFIQHYVKEHQGLTLLNLNDILSEQKILKECFTTDGLHLNTPAYEVMAKRIEKLL from the coding sequence ATGATAAACAATATTGATGTGGTGTTTTTAGGCGACTCTTTACTCGCACGTGCCAAATGGGAACAACTCTTTGTTTCAAAAAAAGTGATTAATCTTGGTGTGGATGGAAGTACCACCAAAGATATCATCTCTCGCATGGATAAAGTGGTGGAGTTGCAACCTAAAAACGTGGTTTTACTCGTGGGAATCAATGATTTAAATCTCTATATGCCTCTTGATGAGGTGTTTGAAAACTATAAAACCATTGTCGAAAAACTTGATAATCATGGATTTAATGTCATCATCATACAACTTTTGTATACGCAAATGAATGCACTCAATACAAAAGTAACCGTGTTTAACCAATTTATACAACACTATGTCAAAGAGCACCAAGGTTTAACTCTTTTGAATCTCAATGATATTTTGAGTGAACAAAAGATACTAAAAGAGTGTTTTACAACTGATGGACTTCATTTGAACACGCCAGCATATGAGGTTATGGCTAAACGTATCGAAAAGCTACTATAA
- a CDS encoding alpha/beta fold hydrolase, with protein MSTILGHTIIGQGKRIMLVLHELMGDCRNYEPSFAYLNTQEFTYVFLDHRGYGKSKAIQGEYSCNEAAKDISTLITHLGFREVYLTAHSMSTMIAQKAALLDKRIIQLNLITPISAAGIKMKPDAKETMLLQMQQNESKIEEIVEAASKRYNDTWRQYRIDMAYSSSTLDARVGYMKMYLETDFLHEAQEGIDVPIKILTGAEDFPVFSTTHVQKLFKGYKDVEIVECAVAGHYPMIECPVYFVTQLEKWCSNLL; from the coding sequence ATGAGTACCATTCTTGGGCACACCATCATCGGTCAGGGAAAACGAATCATGTTAGTTTTACATGAACTCATGGGTGATTGTAGAAACTATGAACCCTCTTTTGCTTATTTAAATACCCAAGAGTTTACCTATGTTTTTCTAGACCATCGTGGTTATGGAAAATCCAAAGCCATACAAGGAGAGTACAGTTGCAATGAAGCTGCCAAAGACATCTCAACACTTATTACACATTTAGGTTTTAGAGAAGTCTACCTTACAGCCCACTCCATGTCCACCATGATTGCGCAAAAAGCAGCACTTCTTGATAAACGTATCATTCAACTCAATCTTATCACCCCTATTTCTGCTGCTGGCATCAAAATGAAACCAGATGCCAAAGAGACCATGCTTTTACAAATGCAACAAAACGAGAGCAAAATTGAAGAGATTGTTGAAGCTGCCAGTAAACGCTACAATGATACTTGGAGGCAATACCGTATAGATATGGCATACAGCTCTTCTACTTTAGACGCGCGTGTGGGTTATATGAAGATGTATTTAGAGACCGATTTTTTACACGAAGCCCAAGAGGGTATTGATGTTCCTATTAAAATCCTCACAGGCGCAGAAGATTTTCCTGTGTTCAGCACAACACACGTACAAAAACTCTTTAAAGGATATAAAGATGTTGAGATAGTTGAGTGTGCCGTAGCAGGACACTACCCTATGATTGAGTGTCCTGTTTATTTTGTTACACAACTAGAGAAGTGGTGCTCCAATTTACTCTAA